Proteins encoded within one genomic window of Novosphingobium pentaromativorans US6-1:
- a CDS encoding spermidine synthase, whose amino-acid sequence MLRVERELADPSTQDDVSPPDGPPTSELSEGGERSRTIVRLLLASALMLFLELALIRWLGANVVHLSYFSNFILLGSFLGIGAGFLISRKSWSIWPASMPLLSILVAGVLRFPVTIERSGSEIIYFTSLEVNGPPAWLALPVIFLLVAVVLAGPAEVVGRCFGKLPPLTAYRYDLIGSLIGIATFTGLSFMHAPSVAWGAIAFVIYLLLASPSRRLVTCAWALVLVGKLLMETMNPSVSWSPYYKVITEPVGPKEQGMLLIGVNGVPHQLMAPAKWKLEQGERIYETPYLRLPANPLKDVLIVGAGSGSDVSIALTEGAGHIDAVDIDPRIMEIGAELNPDRPYSTKRVVRHINDGRAFLESTDRKYDLILFALPDSLTLVSGASQIRLESFLFTEEAMASVRRHLKPGGSFAMYNYYREPWLIDRLAGTVAKAFGHAPCVDTFSGAQAVIAVGVNPANQSCAGIWAPASPDKVIKPATDDAPFLYFKGGAFPQLYTVTLICILLASIAAVRVLGGPLRPMRPYADLFFMGAAFLLLETKNVATFALLFGTTWFVNALVFAGVLVIVLAAVETTRRFRTPPLPIVYGGIAASLALAWAIRPDWLLPLPFLPRLLAATVLAFLPIYLANVAFAKRFQSSSDSQSAFAINLLGSIVGGCLEYSALVLGYNNLLIVTGLLYLAAFLLIPKARQTSG is encoded by the coding sequence TTGCTCAGAGTTGAACGCGAACTGGCCGATCCGTCCACGCAGGACGATGTTTCACCTCCGGATGGACCGCCGACATCGGAGCTTTCCGAAGGGGGCGAACGGTCCAGGACGATCGTTCGTCTGTTGCTGGCCAGCGCACTCATGCTCTTTCTCGAGTTGGCGCTGATCCGCTGGCTCGGCGCGAACGTCGTCCACCTCTCCTACTTCTCGAACTTCATTCTGCTGGGTTCCTTCCTCGGAATTGGCGCGGGATTCCTGATCAGCCGCAAGAGCTGGTCGATCTGGCCGGCCTCGATGCCGCTCCTCAGTATCCTCGTTGCCGGCGTCCTGAGATTCCCCGTCACGATCGAGCGCAGCGGGTCGGAAATCATCTATTTCACGTCGCTCGAAGTGAACGGACCGCCGGCTTGGCTGGCATTGCCGGTCATCTTCTTGCTGGTTGCCGTGGTCCTGGCGGGCCCCGCCGAAGTGGTAGGCCGCTGCTTCGGAAAGTTGCCGCCGCTCACCGCCTACCGCTATGACCTCATCGGCTCCCTTATCGGGATCGCGACATTCACCGGCCTGAGCTTCATGCACGCGCCCTCGGTTGCCTGGGGCGCAATTGCGTTTGTCATTTACCTCCTGCTCGCAAGTCCATCGCGCCGTCTGGTGACCTGCGCCTGGGCGCTCGTCCTGGTGGGCAAACTGCTGATGGAGACGATGAATCCATCGGTGAGCTGGTCGCCTTACTACAAGGTCATTACGGAGCCCGTCGGCCCGAAAGAGCAGGGCATGCTGCTCATCGGCGTGAACGGCGTGCCGCATCAGCTCATGGCACCCGCGAAATGGAAGCTCGAACAAGGCGAGAGGATCTATGAGACGCCGTACCTGCGCCTTCCCGCCAATCCCCTCAAGGATGTGCTGATCGTTGGTGCCGGTTCGGGATCTGACGTCTCTATCGCTCTTACCGAAGGAGCGGGCCACATCGATGCAGTCGATATCGACCCTCGCATCATGGAAATCGGCGCCGAGCTCAATCCGGACCGGCCATACTCGACCAAACGGGTGGTGCGCCACATCAACGACGGCCGCGCTTTCCTCGAGAGCACGGACCGCAAGTACGACCTGATCCTATTCGCCCTGCCCGACTCCTTGACCCTGGTCAGCGGCGCTTCGCAGATCCGGCTTGAATCCTTCCTTTTCACCGAGGAGGCAATGGCGTCCGTGCGCAGGCACCTCAAGCCTGGCGGCAGCTTCGCCATGTACAACTATTACCGCGAGCCGTGGCTGATCGACAGGCTTGCCGGGACCGTGGCCAAGGCCTTCGGCCATGCGCCGTGTGTCGACACATTCTCCGGCGCACAGGCCGTCATCGCCGTCGGCGTCAACCCGGCCAACCAGAGCTGCGCCGGTATCTGGGCGCCTGCTTCGCCCGACAAGGTGATCAAGCCGGCGACCGACGACGCGCCGTTCCTCTACTTCAAGGGCGGAGCATTCCCGCAGCTCTACACGGTCACGCTCATCTGCATCCTGCTGGCATCGATTGCCGCTGTGCGCGTGCTGGGCGGCCCCCTGCGGCCGATGCGCCCTTATGCCGACCTGTTTTTCATGGGCGCCGCATTCCTGTTGCTGGAAACCAAGAACGTCGCGACCTTCGCCCTGCTTTTCGGGACGACATGGTTCGTCAATGCCCTGGTCTTTGCCGGTGTTCTGGTCATTGTCCTGGCCGCGGTTGAGACGACGCGCAGGTTCCGCACGCCGCCGCTGCCGATTGTCTACGGTGGCATCGCGGCATCGCTTGCGCTGGCCTGGGCGATCCGCCCCGACTGGCTGCTCCCCCTGCCCTTCCTGCCGCGCCTGTTGGCTGCGACGGTCCTGGCATTCCTTCCGATCTATCTGGCCAACGTGGCTTTTGCGAAGCGGTTCCAGAGCTCATCGGACTCGCAGTCGGCCTTTGCGATCAACCTGCTTGGCTCGATCGTCGGCGGTTGCCTTGAGTACTCGGCACTTGTGCTTGGCTACAACAACCTGCTGATCGTGACCGGCCTGCTCTATCTGGCGGCATTCCTGCTGATCCCCAAGGCACGCCAGACGAGCGGTTAG